In the genome of Triticum urartu cultivar G1812 chromosome 5, Tu2.1, whole genome shotgun sequence, one region contains:
- the LOC125555760 gene encoding uncharacterized protein LOC125555760 isoform X2 — MEVGSGRGRGDLCTAQESREEVAGRGGAMRTRVCARVGTPQGVGALLLVGGAIVGAAVVAWRRRGDGKGAKKDRRGKEEDVLDGGVVEKEQKSDQSDENLGREDREVEADGLDGKEAEELHEIPEQVDEIVADELDSKPTDKFDPNASKERVEVVNDTDSEDVNNPDQTKVKSCVENEITPNATEGVKNSDESALTINIPEVAHEEHIGQGHDDDQETASTQMTAHQSQISEQLKVDTMTETATMENVSKHEEQKPPAQEPVAPIDSPTCPSLPALFKPAEKKRPANTGWNETRMKLVQDGGSKKAAAKGVAVVTMDRRAASMAILAIIFAVTIGANLVVRLYSTLQAT; from the exons ATGGAAGTGGGCAGCGGAAGGGGCAGAGGCGATCTTTGCACCGCGCAAGAATCGCGAGAGGAggtggcggggcgcggcggcgccATGAGGACCCGCGTGTGCGCGCGCGTCGGCACGCCGCAGGGCGTCGGGGCGCTGCTCCTCGTCGGAGGCGCGATCGTCGGCGCCGCCGTCGTCGCGTGGCGGCGCCGTGGCGACGGCAAGGGCGCCAAGAAGGACCGCCGCGG CAAGGAGGAGGACGTTCTGGATGGTGGGGTTGTGGAGAAGGAGCAG AAGTCTGATCAATCTGATGAGAATCTGGGCAGGGAGGATAGAGAGGTTGAAGCTGATGGGTTG GATGGTAAGGAAGCAGAGGAGCTTCATGAGATTCCGGAGCAGGTGGATGAAATCGTTGCTGACGAATTG GACAGCAAACCTACAGATAAGTTTGATCCAAATGCAAGCAAGGAACGTGTCGAAGTCGTTAATGATACG GACAGTGAAGATGTGAATAATCCTGACCAAACTAAAGTGAAGAGTTGCGTTGAGAATGAGATCACACCAAAT GCCACCGAAGGTGTGAAGAACTCTGATGAAAGCGCTCTTACCATCAACATCCCGGAGGTCGCCCATGAAGAACATATCGGGCAAGGACATGACGATGATCAAGAGACCGCATCAACACAGATGACAGCGCATCAATCACAAATCTCAGAGCAACTGAAAGTGGATACCATGACCGAAACAGCCACAATGGAGAACGTATCGAAGCACGAGGAGCAGAAACCGCCGGCACAAGAGCCGGTCGCGCCCATCGACTCACCCACATGTCCTTCACTGCCAGCTCTGTTCAAGCCAGCAGAGAAGAAGAGACCAGCGAACACGGGGTGGAATGAGACGAGGATGAAGCTTGTACAAGATGGTGGCAGCAAGAAGGCGGCAGCAAAGGGTGTAGCCGTGGTGACCATGGATCGTAGAGCTGCTTCAATGGCCATTCTTGCCATCATCTTCGCCGTTACCATTGGAGCCAACCTCGTCGTGCGCTTGTATTCCACTTTGCAAGCGACATGA
- the LOC125555760 gene encoding uncharacterized protein LOC125555760 isoform X1, which yields MEVGSGRGRGDLCTAQESREEVAGRGGAMRTRVCARVGTPQGVGALLLVGGAIVGAAVVAWRRRGDGKGAKKDRRGKEEDVLDGGVVEKEQQKSDQSDENLGREDREVEADGLDGKEAEELHEIPEQVDEIVADELDSKPTDKFDPNASKERVEVVNDTDSEDVNNPDQTKVKSCVENEITPNATEGVKNSDESALTINIPEVAHEEHIGQGHDDDQETASTQMTAHQSQISEQLKVDTMTETATMENVSKHEEQKPPAQEPVAPIDSPTCPSLPALFKPAEKKRPANTGWNETRMKLVQDGGSKKAAAKGVAVVTMDRRAASMAILAIIFAVTIGANLVVRLYSTLQAT from the exons ATGGAAGTGGGCAGCGGAAGGGGCAGAGGCGATCTTTGCACCGCGCAAGAATCGCGAGAGGAggtggcggggcgcggcggcgccATGAGGACCCGCGTGTGCGCGCGCGTCGGCACGCCGCAGGGCGTCGGGGCGCTGCTCCTCGTCGGAGGCGCGATCGTCGGCGCCGCCGTCGTCGCGTGGCGGCGCCGTGGCGACGGCAAGGGCGCCAAGAAGGACCGCCGCGG CAAGGAGGAGGACGTTCTGGATGGTGGGGTTGTGGAGAAGGAGCAG CAGAAGTCTGATCAATCTGATGAGAATCTGGGCAGGGAGGATAGAGAGGTTGAAGCTGATGGGTTG GATGGTAAGGAAGCAGAGGAGCTTCATGAGATTCCGGAGCAGGTGGATGAAATCGTTGCTGACGAATTG GACAGCAAACCTACAGATAAGTTTGATCCAAATGCAAGCAAGGAACGTGTCGAAGTCGTTAATGATACG GACAGTGAAGATGTGAATAATCCTGACCAAACTAAAGTGAAGAGTTGCGTTGAGAATGAGATCACACCAAAT GCCACCGAAGGTGTGAAGAACTCTGATGAAAGCGCTCTTACCATCAACATCCCGGAGGTCGCCCATGAAGAACATATCGGGCAAGGACATGACGATGATCAAGAGACCGCATCAACACAGATGACAGCGCATCAATCACAAATCTCAGAGCAACTGAAAGTGGATACCATGACCGAAACAGCCACAATGGAGAACGTATCGAAGCACGAGGAGCAGAAACCGCCGGCACAAGAGCCGGTCGCGCCCATCGACTCACCCACATGTCCTTCACTGCCAGCTCTGTTCAAGCCAGCAGAGAAGAAGAGACCAGCGAACACGGGGTGGAATGAGACGAGGATGAAGCTTGTACAAGATGGTGGCAGCAAGAAGGCGGCAGCAAAGGGTGTAGCCGTGGTGACCATGGATCGTAGAGCTGCTTCAATGGCCATTCTTGCCATCATCTTCGCCGTTACCATTGGAGCCAACCTCGTCGTGCGCTTGTATTCCACTTTGCAAGCGACATGA
- the LOC125555760 gene encoding uncharacterized protein LOC125555760 isoform X3 → MEVGSGRGRGDLCTAQESREEVAGRGGAMRTRVCARVGTPQGVGALLLVGGAIVGAAVVAWRRRGDGKGAKKDRRGKEEDVLDGGVVEKEQQKSDQSDENLGREDREVEADGLDGKEAEELHEIPEQVDEIVADELDSKPTDKFDPNASKERVEVVNDTATEGVKNSDESALTINIPEVAHEEHIGQGHDDDQETASTQMTAHQSQISEQLKVDTMTETATMENVSKHEEQKPPAQEPVAPIDSPTCPSLPALFKPAEKKRPANTGWNETRMKLVQDGGSKKAAAKGVAVVTMDRRAASMAILAIIFAVTIGANLVVRLYSTLQAT, encoded by the exons ATGGAAGTGGGCAGCGGAAGGGGCAGAGGCGATCTTTGCACCGCGCAAGAATCGCGAGAGGAggtggcggggcgcggcggcgccATGAGGACCCGCGTGTGCGCGCGCGTCGGCACGCCGCAGGGCGTCGGGGCGCTGCTCCTCGTCGGAGGCGCGATCGTCGGCGCCGCCGTCGTCGCGTGGCGGCGCCGTGGCGACGGCAAGGGCGCCAAGAAGGACCGCCGCGG CAAGGAGGAGGACGTTCTGGATGGTGGGGTTGTGGAGAAGGAGCAG CAGAAGTCTGATCAATCTGATGAGAATCTGGGCAGGGAGGATAGAGAGGTTGAAGCTGATGGGTTG GATGGTAAGGAAGCAGAGGAGCTTCATGAGATTCCGGAGCAGGTGGATGAAATCGTTGCTGACGAATTG GACAGCAAACCTACAGATAAGTTTGATCCAAATGCAAGCAAGGAACGTGTCGAAGTCGTTAATGATACG GCCACCGAAGGTGTGAAGAACTCTGATGAAAGCGCTCTTACCATCAACATCCCGGAGGTCGCCCATGAAGAACATATCGGGCAAGGACATGACGATGATCAAGAGACCGCATCAACACAGATGACAGCGCATCAATCACAAATCTCAGAGCAACTGAAAGTGGATACCATGACCGAAACAGCCACAATGGAGAACGTATCGAAGCACGAGGAGCAGAAACCGCCGGCACAAGAGCCGGTCGCGCCCATCGACTCACCCACATGTCCTTCACTGCCAGCTCTGTTCAAGCCAGCAGAGAAGAAGAGACCAGCGAACACGGGGTGGAATGAGACGAGGATGAAGCTTGTACAAGATGGTGGCAGCAAGAAGGCGGCAGCAAAGGGTGTAGCCGTGGTGACCATGGATCGTAGAGCTGCTTCAATGGCCATTCTTGCCATCATCTTCGCCGTTACCATTGGAGCCAACCTCGTCGTGCGCTTGTATTCCACTTTGCAAGCGACATGA